A region of Acidithiobacillus ferridurans DNA encodes the following proteins:
- a CDS encoding DMT family transporter has translation MHWLYLAIAIVSEVVATSALKAANGFTRWEPSLLVVAGYASAFYFLSLALRTIQLGVAYAIWSGVGVALIILVGWVVYRQPLNVASFVGIALIVAGVIVLHIFSK, from the coding sequence ATGCACTGGTTATATCTGGCAATAGCAATCGTGTCCGAGGTTGTTGCAACTTCTGCACTCAAGGCAGCAAATGGCTTTACTCGCTGGGAGCCATCGCTTCTTGTTGTGGCCGGATATGCGTCAGCGTTCTATTTTCTTTCGCTTGCGCTACGCACCATCCAGCTTGGTGTGGCCTACGCTATCTGGTCTGGTGTCGGTGTTGCCTTGATTATACTGGTTGGTTGGGTTGTTTACCGTCAGCCTCTTAATGTGGCCTCATTCGTCGGTATCGCGCTCATTGTCGCTGGCGTGATAGTGCTCCACATTTTTTCCAAATAG
- a CDS encoding GNAT family N-acetyltransferase, whose product MEFNLSTDIESISWKELACLFEQAPLGKRREPEILEVAFRNSLLRVFAFHGAKLVGAGRALSDGVWRAAIYDVAVLPEYQGKGIGHKIVRHLIDAAKVDVIMLYAVPGKSKYYERFGFRKMATAMAIMPNEEEARKRGLLE is encoded by the coding sequence ATGGAATTCAATCTCTCAACTGATATTGAAAGCATTTCATGGAAAGAGCTAGCTTGTCTTTTCGAGCAGGCACCTTTGGGTAAAAGGCGTGAGCCTGAAATACTAGAAGTCGCTTTCCGTAACAGCCTGCTAAGAGTTTTTGCCTTTCACGGTGCAAAGCTCGTCGGTGCGGGTCGCGCGCTATCTGACGGTGTGTGGCGCGCGGCAATTTATGATGTGGCGGTCTTGCCGGAGTATCAGGGCAAAGGAATCGGACATAAGATTGTTCGCCATCTCATTGATGCTGCGAAAGTTGATGTCATCATGCTGTATGCGGTGCCGGGCAAGTCTAAATATTACGAGCGCTTTGGGTTCCGAAAAATGGCCACTGCCATGGCAATCATGCCCAATGAAGAAGAAGCAAGAAAACGGGGCCTACTCGAATGA
- a CDS encoding nuclear transport factor 2 family protein — protein MPSENALAIYLQEMEESLLQSSVRKSERVSQLLAERFFEFGSSGRTLSKEQIIASLHAESPVNCTATEFKVQLLDPQTALVTYRACRHSEPPVFTVRSFIWQQREGLWQMVFHQGTITTAPT, from the coding sequence ATGCCCTCAGAAAACGCGCTTGCTATTTATCTCCAGGAGATGGAGGAGTCCTTGCTCCAGTCCAGTGTTCGCAAGTCCGAGCGCGTTTCGCAATTGCTGGCCGAGAGGTTCTTCGAGTTCGGTAGCTCTGGGCGTACGCTCAGCAAGGAGCAAATTATTGCCTCGCTGCATGCCGAGTCGCCAGTCAACTGCACTGCTACAGAGTTCAAGGTCCAACTTCTGGACCCACAAACCGCGCTCGTCACATATCGTGCGTGTCGCCACAGCGAGCCACCGGTGTTCACGGTACGTAGTTTCATCTGGCAACAACGGGAAGGGCTGTGGCAAATGGTCTTTCATCAAGGTACCATTACGACTGCGCCCACATGA